The Sagittula stellata E-37 sequence AAGCGGTAACCTTCCTGCGCCTTTTCGACATAGCCGATCCCGGGGAAGGCGATGTGCATCCCGGCGATCTGCATCCGGTCCGCCGCCGCGCGGGCGAGGATGTCGGCCCGGGTTGCCGCGGCCATGTCGGCGGCGGTGTCGAAGACGATGGTGACCTCGGGGCGGGCGAACTGGACCGGCCCGACGTGCACGATGTCGCCCCAGATCAGAAGCTGGCTGCCCTCGCTCTCCAGCATCACGCCGGTGTGTCCCAGCGTGTGGCCCGGCAGCGGCACCAGCGTGATGCCGTTGCCCAGATCGGCGTCCTTTGCCACGACCTCCAGCCGGTCGCCGAAGGCGCCCACGGCGGCCCGCGCCTGGTCGAAGAAGGGGTGGAACTGTTCCGGCGCGCCGTTGCGGATCTCGTCGCTCTGCCAGAAATCGATTTCGGGCTGGCTGACGGTCAGCGAGGCCCCGGTGTAGGGATTGCCGTCCGGCCCGAGGATGCCGCCGATGTGGTCGGGGTGCAGGTGGGTTGCGACGATCCGGCCGATGCTGGCGGGGTCCAAGCCGAAGGCCGCCATGTTGGCGCCAAGCTGTCCCAGCCCCGGTCCCATCAGCTGCCCGGTGCCGGTGTCGACGAGAATGCGTTCGCCGCCGGTCTCGATCAGGTAGGCATTGACGCCGCTCGGATGGCCGTCGCCGTCGATGTAGGCGGCTTGAAGGAGACTTTTGAAGTCTTCGGGCGTGATGCCCTGCAGCGCTTCTGCGGTGATGGGCAGGAAGCCGTCGGAAAAGGCGGTGACGGTCGCGCCGCCGACGGGAAAGCTTTGCGCGACGGCGATGCCGGGGGCGCCCGACTGCGCGGCGACTGGCGCGATTCGCAGGCCGGTCAGGGCGCCGGCGGCGGCCAGCAGCGAGGTTGTGATGAAAGAGCGGCGGTCCATTGGCGTCCTCCCGTTGGATGCAGGGTGACGCTACGGTGCACGATGGTCCCCGAGTCGGACAACCGCGAAGTGTGCATGGCCTCGGTTCAGGGATGAATGGACGAACCACACGACACATCCCGACACGACGCGACCCGGTCCAGGGTCAGGCGTAGATGTGAGAGTGGAGATGGTGGGCGACCTTGGAATCGAACCAAGCGTGCGTCTCCGCGAGGGAGTTACAGTCCCCTGCCACACCTTGCGGCCTGTCGCCCACCGGGCGTCCGTGCAGGCCAGCGGCCCCGGACGTGGGGGGCTGATTACAACCGGCCCAAAGGGGCGTCAACAGGAAAATCCCTTGGAATCCACCCTGCGCGCGTGCATGAGTGAACGCTCTCTGGGACAGGCTGCGAAGGGCGGTGCAGGCGACATGGCGAAGAAACCGAAATGGGTGGTCGAGAAGGAACAGGCCAAGCGCGCCTCTGCCGCGGAAACCGTCTGGCTGTTTGGCCATCACGCCGTCCGCGATGCCCTCCTGAACCCGCGCCGGGTCAAGCTGCGCCTGATCCTGACCCCCAACGCCGCCGAAAAGCTGGGCGATGCCGTGGCCGAGGCCGGGATGGAGCCCGAGATCAGCGACCCCCGCCGCTTTGCCGCACCGCTCGATCCGCAGTCCGTGCATCAGGGCGCCGCGCTTGAGGTCAAACCGCTGGATTGGGGCAAACTGGAGGACGTGGCGCTCTCGGGCGAGGGCGCGCTGCGGCTGGTGCTGCTCGACCGGGTCACGGACCCGCACAACGTCGGCGCCATCCTGCGCTCGGCCGAGGTGTTCGGCGCGCAGGCGGTGATCGGCACGCGCCACCACGCCGCCCCCGAGACCGGCGCTCTGGCCAAGACGGCAAGCGGCGCGCTGGAACGCCAGCCCTACCTGCGCGAACGCAACCTCGCCGACACCATCACCGCGCTGCAGGGCATCGGCTACATCGTGCTCGGCCTCGACGGCGAAGCGGAGACGACCATCGAGGACGCCGTGGAAGGCAAGCGCGACCGGCCCATCGCACTGGTCCTTGGTGCCGAGGGGCCGGGCCTCCGCCCCAAGACGCGCGAGACGGTGGATGCCCTGGTCAAGATCCCCTTCGCCCGCGAATTCGGCTCGCTCAACGTGTCGAACGCGGCTGCGGTGGCGCTTTATGCCGTTCGGGCCTGACGGCCCGACCTGTCGCGGCTTGTCCCGCCCGCCCGGCGTACATAGGTCAGGGGCATGCCGAACACCAAGATCGCCACATGCTGCTATTGCGGAACCCGCGCCGCGCTGGTCCTGAAAGGCGACCAGACGCATGAACTGGCCTGTTCCTCCTGCGGGGCGCCGCTGCACGACCTGAAGAAGCTGCGCGCCGACGCCGTCCGTCCAGAGGCACATCGCATGCCGCAGAAAGGTAGGAAGGGCAAACGCCGCGCTGCGCATTCGCCTTTCGATCTGGTGGAAACGGCGTTGCGCAAATCCTCGAAGACACGGAAGAAACGGAAAAAGGGTCTCCTGCACGAGGCCTTCGACCTGCTCGACGACATCTTCGACTGACGGTCAGGTTCGACCGGCAGCCGGGTTCGGCTGACCTTCGGGCGTATCGTGCGATTTTTCGGGAAAGACCCTGCGTGCCCGTGGGGCGGTGGGACGCCATAGCCTCTGGCCTTTAGGTGCCCGCTGGATTATCCCGCGACTGACCTGAGTGAGGCGAGACGCTATGACCGATTACGAGAACCCCGGCCCGGTAGAGCACAACTGGCGCGATGCGATTTCCTCTGTCGAGGAGATCATCGAAGACGCACGCAACGGTCGCATGTTCATTCTGGTCGACCACGAGGACCGCGAGAACGAGGGCGACCTCGTGATCCCCGCGCAATGGGCGACGCCGGACGCGATCAACTTCATGGCGCTCTACGGACGTGGCCTGATCTGTTTGGCCCTGACCCCGGAACGCATCGAGGACCTTGGCCTTTCGCTCATGTCGACGAACAACTCGTCCCGGCACGAGACCGCCTTCACCACCTCCATCGAAGCGCGCGAAGGCGTCACCACCGGTATTTCCGCAGCCGACCGGGCGCGCACCGTGCAGGTGGCCATCGATTCCGCGAAAGGGCCGGCGGATATCGCGACCCCGGGCCATGTCTTCCCGCTGCGCGCCAAACGCGGCGGCGTGCTGGTCCGCGCCGGCCACACGGAGGCGGCGGTGGACGTCTCGCGGCTGGCGGGGCTGAACCCCTCCGGCGTGATCTGCGAGGTCATCAACGACGACGGCACCATGGCCCGCCTGCCGGAGCTGATCGCCTTCGGCCAGAAGCACGGCATCAAGATCGGCACCATCAGCGACCTCATCAAGTACCGCCGCCGCAACGACAACCTCGTGAAGGTGCGCACCGAAGAGGTCGTCCAGTCCGAGTTCGGCGGCGAGTGGACCATGCGGATCTACACCGACGAGACCCATGGCGACGAACACATCGTGCTGGTGAAGGGCGATCTCTCGGACGATGCGCCCGTGCTGGTGCGGATGCACGCGCTGGACCCGATGCTCGATGTGGTGGGCGCCGGGCTGAAGGGCCGGGCGGACGAATTCCGCACAGCGATGAACGCCGTGGCCGAGGAAGGGCGCGGCGTCGTTGTGCTGCTGCGCGACACCTCGACGAAGCTGGACGTGGGCGAGGAGGTTTCTCCGAAGACGCTGCGCCAGTATGGCCTCGGCGCGCAAATCCTGTCGTCGCTGGGCCTGTCGAAACTGATTCTGCTGACCAACTCGCCGAAGCCGAAGGTCGTCGGGCTGGACGCCTACGGTCTGGAGATCGTTGAAACCCGCAAGATTTCGGAGCTTGGCTGATGGCATCGAACGAAACCCACTACACGTTGCCGCGCGCGGAATTCGACAAGCCGGTGAAGATCGCCATCGTCGTGGCGCCCTACTACAAGGACATCGCCGACCAGCTCGTGAAGGGCGCGATCGCCGAGGTCGAAGCCTGCGGCGGCTGGCACGAGATCATCGAGGTGCCCGGCGCGCTCGAAGTCCCGACCGCCATCGGCATCGCGGAACGCATGTCCAACTTCGACGGCTACGTGGCGCTGGGCTGCGTGATCCGCGGGGAAACGACGCATTACGAGACGGTCTGCAACGACTCGTCGCGCGCGCTGGCGCTGCTGGGCCTGCAGGGCCTGTGCATCGGCAACGGTATCCTCACGGTCGAGACGTACGATCAGGCCGCTGTCCGCGCCGAATCGGATGGCCAGAACAAGGGCGGCGGCGCAGCGGCGGCAGCCCTTCATCTTATTGCAATCGCACGGAAGTTCGGCGGGGCCCGGAAGGGCGTCGGATTCCGTCCGTCCGGCGGCGAGTACGAGATCGCCACGTCCGGGAAAGGTCCAGTCGCATGAGCGAGGCGAACGCGCCCAAACCGCAGCCGGGCAAGCCGTCCGGTAACCAGAAGCGCAAGATGCGCTCCGCCTCCCGGCTCTATGCCGTGCAGGCGCTCTACCAGATGGAGCAATCGGGCATTCCGGTCGACAAGGTCCGCCGGGAGTTCCTGGAGTTCCGCTTTGGCGCGGTCGACGACGACGACGGGACCGAGATGCTCGACGGCGATGTTTCGCTGTTTTCTCACGTGATCGAAGAAGCGCTGAACTGGCAGGCCAAGGTCGACCAGATGACCGACCGTGCGCTTGTGGCGAAATGGCCCATCGCCCGCATCGACCCGGTGCTGCGCGCGCTCTTCCGTGCGGCGGGGGCGGAACTCGTGGCCACCGACACGCCGCCGAAGGTGGTGATCGTCGAATACGTGGACGTGGCTGTGGCCTTCTACCCGGACGGCAAGGAAGCGAAATTCGTCAATGCCGTGCTCGACCACATGGCACGCGAGGCGAAGCCCGAGGCGTTCTGACCCGAACCGCGCGGTGGCAAGGCGCAACCCCATCGGAAGGTCGGGGCGCGCGGGGGCCAGGCACCCTGAAGGGTCTTCACAACGCAAGATACGCGCGCCTGCCACGCGCGGCGTGATGTCCGCGCAGGCCGGCGTCGGTCATGGCGTCCCTGCGGCGCCGTGCACCCTTGTCTTGGTCTGCGCATGATGTATCTTGCATCTCGAATATGATGGAGGGCGCCATGCCGAAACTTATCCGACTCTACATCCTGCAGGTCTGCGCGGGCTTCGGGCTATCGGCGATCTTCGTGGGGCTGCTGCTTTGGGCCAATGTGGCGAACCTCTGGCACCTTGTGAGCACTTCGCCGGTGGGCTGGATCGCGGTGGCGATGCTGTTCTTCGCCAACGGCATCGTCTTTGCTGGCGTGCAATTCGCGATCTCGGTCATGCGCATGGGCGAGGACGACACGCCAGGCGGCGGCAAGCGGCAGCCGGGGCATCTGCCTGCCCCTCTGGCGCTGCGCGTGCCGGTGGAGAAGAAGAGCGCAGGGGACAGGGCCTTCCGTCGTCGTTGAGGTGCCGACCGGGCCGCAGGGCCCAAAATTTTCGTCGAAAATTTGTGAGGGCGCGGGCGGAGAGGCCGGCGCCTTTTTCGGTACATCTGTGCGAAGGGCAGTCGGTGCCGCCGCAAATTCTTCGGCGAAGAATTTGCGGCCGGCCCGATGAGCGGCGGGAACCACCACGACCGTGTGGGTGACGCATTCCCGAGGACCTGTATATACAGGTGGGCGCCAGGTAACGAAGCCACGGCTACGCCAGAGCCAGCTCCCTCGGATTTGCTTAAGGCCACCGGAATGTACCCGTTCACGTGAGGGGCAGAACCCGCCAGTGCCTCAGGTAAGCCCGGGACGCGGCCTCGGCAAGTCCATCCTGTCGATTTCGTGAAGGGCGCGCAAAACGACCCGGCGGAAAAGCCCAGACGGCATCGGGAGGAAAGTGTCATGTGCGGGTCCGAGACGTACCGCCCGATGCGCCGTCGGGAGCCTTCGCGACCACCCGAAACACATTGCAGGAACATCCGCGACTGGGGGGCCGCAGACCGGGGCACACGGGCGTCTCATCGGGGCAGGTGTGCTGCCTCACGTCTCCGGGGTGGTGAACCCGTAGCGTTCCAGTTCCTCGGGAAGCAGGATGTAGATCTCGTTCGAGGGGGTCGCCAGCGCGTGGCTCATGACCCGCACGTCGACCCCCATGTCGTCGAGGTAGGTCATGACCTCGGCCTGACCGCGCTGGATATCCTCGACCGCGACAAAAGCGGGCAGGATCGTGCTTTCGCCGAAGTAGTGCTGGTGCACGCCAATCGAGGCAGAGGGTTCGGCGGTGCGGGTCGTGCCGCCCGCGAAGAGGTAGGGGCAGGCGGAGTAGCAGATTTCGCCCGACAGCACGGTTGTCGCGATCCCGGAGGCACGCAGGTGCCGGCCAAGGTCGATGGCGTCGCGCACGGACCCGCCGGGGGATTGCAGCACGAGGGTTTCGATCTTTGGATCGGCGGCGGTTATCTGCGGCATGAGGCGCTGCGCGTCGCCGTCTTCAATCGCCCCCTCCAGCCGCCACGTGGCGTCCTCGTAGGTCAGCGTCAGCCGGTCGGGCAATTCGCCCGGATCGCGGCTGGGCTGGACCGTGGGGCGGTCGCGGGACGGGTTGAAGGTGCGGCGCTGGTCGCCGGGGCGCACAGGCTCTGACAGTCGCGGGGCCTGCGGCGACGAGAACGGCAGCGAGAAGGGCGCGCTGCGAATGTCGCCCAGCACCAGCAGCACGCCGATGCCGACCTGAAAGATCAGCACGGCGGCAAGCGTCCGGGCGACCGGGCGGGCTGTGCGGGTGCTCATGGCCGTGCCTTTCCCGGGGGGGACGGACGGGTGGCCCGGATGGCGCCTTGAGTGCGGGTGCACGGCATGATGCGGCCCGTCGCGGTGATGCGCGACAAGACACGGACCGTCGCGGTGATGCGCGACAAGACACGGACCGTCGCGGTGATGCGCGACAAGACACGGACCGTCGCGGTGATGCGCGACAAGACACGGACCGTCGCGGTGATGCGCGACAAGACGCGGCCCGTCGCGGTGATGCGAGACAAGACGCGGTCCGTCGCGGTGATGCGCGACAAGATACAGACAGTCCCTCCCGCACCGATCCAGTCCGTCCCACGAGCGGGCGACGCCGGCCCGCATGGCGCTCCTCCGACGCTCATTCAGCGGCCTCGCGTGGCGGCTCCTGCGGTTGTTTCGGGGCGGCGTCCGGCGTCAGCACCGTTGGGGCCGCAGTGGTGGCAGGGGGCGGCGGGGCCGAAAGCTGCTCCACGTCGCGCAAGGCGGTGACGGCGGCGCGCAGCTCGGCCAGCGTCAGCGTGTCCTCGATCCCCGTACCGTCGCGCCCGTGGCGGATCGCGCCGTGGGTGATCGCCAGGATGAACACCAGAACCATGGGCAGAAGGTCGATGGCGATGGCCCCCGCCCAGGACGGCACGAAATTGCGGGCATAAAGGATCACTGCGTCGGCGGCGGAAATCGGCGTGTAGGTCACGTCGGTCGGGCTTTCCAGCGCCTGCACGTTCTGCGCCGCCCGTTCCAGCGTCGCGGCGCGGCTGCCCAGCACCTCAAGCACCGACGTGATGGTGGCAGACTGGTCGGCCCGCCCGGCGGCGGTGGAACTGTCGAGCTCCGGCAGCACGACCGAGGCGGCGAGGTCCTGCGCCGCCCGCTCCACAAGCTGCGCCACCGACAGTTGCCGAAGTTGTGTGATCAAACCCTGAA is a genomic window containing:
- the ribB gene encoding 3,4-dihydroxy-2-butanone-4-phosphate synthase, whose translation is MTDYENPGPVEHNWRDAISSVEEIIEDARNGRMFILVDHEDRENEGDLVIPAQWATPDAINFMALYGRGLICLALTPERIEDLGLSLMSTNNSSRHETAFTTSIEAREGVTTGISAADRARTVQVAIDSAKGPADIATPGHVFPLRAKRGGVLVRAGHTEAAVDVSRLAGLNPSGVICEVINDDGTMARLPELIAFGQKHGIKIGTISDLIKYRRRNDNLVKVRTEEVVQSEFGGEWTMRIYTDETHGDEHIVLVKGDLSDDAPVLVRMHALDPMLDVVGAGLKGRADEFRTAMNAVAEEGRGVVVLLRDTSTKLDVGEEVSPKTLRQYGLGAQILSSLGLSKLILLTNSPKPKVVGLDAYGLEIVETRKISELG
- a CDS encoding 6,7-dimethyl-8-ribityllumazine synthase gives rise to the protein MASNETHYTLPRAEFDKPVKIAIVVAPYYKDIADQLVKGAIAEVEACGGWHEIIEVPGALEVPTAIGIAERMSNFDGYVALGCVIRGETTHYETVCNDSSRALALLGLQGLCIGNGILTVETYDQAAVRAESDGQNKGGGAAAAALHLIAIARKFGGARKGVGFRPSGGEYEIATSGKGPVA
- the nusB gene encoding transcription antitermination factor NusB → MSEANAPKPQPGKPSGNQKRKMRSASRLYAVQALYQMEQSGIPVDKVRREFLEFRFGAVDDDDGTEMLDGDVSLFSHVIEEALNWQAKVDQMTDRALVAKWPIARIDPVLRALFRAAGAELVATDTPPKVVIVEYVDVAVAFYPDGKEAKFVNAVLDHMAREAKPEAF
- a CDS encoding MBL fold metallo-hydrolase, which codes for MDRRSFITTSLLAAAGALTGLRIAPVAAQSGAPGIAVAQSFPVGGATVTAFSDGFLPITAEALQGITPEDFKSLLQAAYIDGDGHPSGVNAYLIETGGERILVDTGTGQLMGPGLGQLGANMAAFGLDPASIGRIVATHLHPDHIGGILGPDGNPYTGASLTVSQPEIDFWQSDEIRNGAPEQFHPFFDQARAAVGAFGDRLEVVAKDADLGNGITLVPLPGHTLGHTGVMLESEGSQLLIWGDIVHVGPVQFARPEVTIVFDTAADMAAATRADILARAAADRMQIAGMHIAFPGIGYVEKAQEGYRFVPRAFPYG
- the rlmB gene encoding 23S rRNA (guanosine(2251)-2'-O)-methyltransferase RlmB, which codes for MAKKPKWVVEKEQAKRASAAETVWLFGHHAVRDALLNPRRVKLRLILTPNAAEKLGDAVAEAGMEPEISDPRRFAAPLDPQSVHQGAALEVKPLDWGKLEDVALSGEGALRLVLLDRVTDPHNVGAILRSAEVFGAQAVIGTRHHAAPETGALAKTASGALERQPYLRERNLADTITALQGIGYIVLGLDGEAETTIEDAVEGKRDRPIALVLGAEGPGLRPKTRETVDALVKIPFAREFGSLNVSNAAAVALYAVRA